From Vicinamibacterales bacterium:
GAGTGTGCATTAGTGCCGATGATGGCTAAGATGAGTATAGAGAGAGAGTTGGAGGCTGTAATCTAGTGAAATGACTGACACACCGCAACTGACCGACAAGGTCGCTATCGTCACGGGTGGTTCGAGTGGTATCGGCTTGGCCATTGCAGCGGCGTTTCAAGCTTGTGGCGCAAGCGTCATGATCGGCGCACGGGACGAAGCGAGGGTCGAACGGGCGATACAGGACCTGTCGATGGGCACGGACCGCGTGTGTGGTGCGGCATTGGATGTACGCGACCCCCGTCAGGTCGAAGACTTTATAACGCAGGCGGTCAAGCATTTCGGAGGCCTCGATATCCTAATCAACAACGCGGGTGTTGGTGGCTATACGAAGATCGTCGATCAGTCACTGGAGGAATGGCGTAGCATCATCGACACCAATCTATCCGGTGTCTTTCACTGTTGCCGCTCAGCCATTCCACATCTCAGGCGACGCGGTGGCGGGTTCATTATCAACATTAGTAGTCTTGCAGGTAAGAACGCGTTTCCCATGGGGGGCGCTTACTGCTCCTCGAAAGCCGCCCTCAATATGTTCAGCGAAGTGTTGATGCAGGAGGTTCGGTACGACGATATTCGAGTCAGTTATGTAATGCCTGGTTCGGTGACAACGGCTTTCGACGGAGGACGGGCGCATGCAGGCTCTGAATGGAAGATGACAGCCGAAGACGTTGCTGAAGTGGTGCTCGATATTGTGTCCATTAATCGGCGGACGCTGGCTAGCAGGGTAGAGATGCGACCTTCGAAGCCCAAGAAATGAGTTCCTGAGGCACAACATGGACGAACAGGGGGCATTGAGTTATTGCAGTTGACCTCGGTTCCTAGTTACTTCAGCCCTGCGTTATAGTTTCGCCCTTCCAATAAAATCTCCGTGAACTGCTCAACGTCGATATTAGCACCCGACACAATCGCAACCACGGTTTTACCGACGGGCTTGACTGCGCCTTCAAGCAAAGCGGCCACAGCCGCAATGCCTGCACCCTCAGCGATCAGTTGCTCATTCGCGACAAGACCGTAGATGCCCCTACGCAATCCCTCCTCACTCACGACAACCGTGTTGTCGACGAGTTTCTTCACAAGTGCGAATGTAATTGTGGTTGGGTCTAGATTGCCACTTAGGCCGTCGGCGATTGTCTCGCCAACGGTAATCTCAGTAATCCGACCAGCTTTCAGGCTGGTACGAAAGGGGTGCGATACTTCGAGTTCGACGCCAACCACCTGTGTCTCGGGTGCCGCTGCCTTGATGGCGATGGCGATTCCGCTCAGGAGTCCGCCCCCGCCAGTTGGCACCAGAATCGAATGTATGTTCGGGACCTCTTCGAGGATTTCCAGCACGACCGTTCCAGCACCCGCGATGATGTCGGGATGACTATAGGGAGAGATGTAAGTAGCGCCGCTCTCTATAGCGAATGTCTTGGCTAGCCGTTCCGCATCGTCGTAGGTCGGCGCCGTATCGCGTAGGTCGGCACCGTGGTGACGAATTCCATCACGCTTGGTTTTGGGGGCGTCGTTTGAGGTAAACACCGTTAATGCGACGCCGAGGCGCTCAGCTGCCCATGCCATAGCTCGTCCATGGTTCCCGGCTGATGCCGTCACGACACGCGGTGCCACCGCGTCAGAATGTTCGAGTAGCGACGCGAGTGCGTTGACCGCACCGCGCAGCTTGAAGGAGCCAGTCGTTTGTAACGATTCGACTTTAAGCAGAATTCGCCCACCGGTTATTTCCGAGAGCCATGGTGATTGGGCCAACGGTGTTCGCCGGATATATTTAACGATTCGATTTCTCGCCGCCGTAATGTCATCGAGTGAAATCGACATGAAAGTGCCGCAATTCTATACTCTAAAGATGCGCGCGCGCGGAGTGACTTATGCTACTGGAAAGCCGGACTGTTGAGCCGTTCTTTAAGAACGGGTTCGTGCTGGGATGTGAAACCTCCCAGGAAGGCGTCATCATCGATCCCGGCGATGAAGTAAATGATCTATTGGCTATTGTTGAGCGAACCCAGTTGGCTATTAAATACATCCTACTGACTCACGCTCACGTCGACCACGTCACTGGGGTTGCGAAGTGCAAGGAAATGCTTGATGCTCCAGTCTGTCTGCATCGAGACGACCTGTTTTTGTACAACGGAGCCGTGCAGCAGGGTGCTCTGTTTGGTCTACGGGTCGACCCGCTGCCTCCGATTGACCACTATTACGACGAGGTCGGTCCCTTCCGCTTTGGCCGGTACGAGGCGGTCGTGCATCACACGCCGGGTCACTGTCCCGGCGGAGTCTGCCTGCAGGTGGGAGAGGCCGGCACGTCAGGGCAGATGTTGTTTGTTGGCGACACTCTTTTCGCTGGGTCAATTGGCCGGACCGACCTGCCTGGAGGCGATCACGCGCTCCTGCTCAGGACGATTAGAGAAGTGTTGCTGCCGTTTGGCGATGAAGCTGAAGTCTACCCAGGTCACGGCCCGAAGACGACCATCGGGCACGAACGCCAGACGAATCCATTTCTCGTTAGTAGGACCTGACGTTTCTCAGTCTTTAGACTCGTTGTTGATGACTGATTAGTAGTAATAGACCAAGAAGCCCTAAGGTGCCGATTCCTCAGATATTGTTAGCTCAACTTGGCCGATGCGCAGCGTGTCACCCGAGGTAAGCATCTTACGTTTAACCTGCTGCTCGTTGACGAAGGTGCCGTTTGTGCTGTCGAGGTCTTCGACTTCAAGACGGTCGTTCGTGCTGATGAGCCGGCAGTGCAAACGAGATACAAGAGTGCAGTCGAGCGTAAAGTCTGCTGTTGGGGCGCGGCCGATTGTCTTCATCGCGCCGGGCATGACCCGCAAGGTGGCAGGAGTGGTTGTTGTGATTTCTGACAGCAACTCCACTTTGACTTTCAGTAACCACATCGACTGAACCCGCTCAGGCCTCCTTAATGGCCGAGATTAGATCCAAAGCTGCTTTCTTACCGTCAGAAAAGAGCATGAGTGTCTTGTCAGCAGCGAAGAGTGGATTTGGAATACCAGCGAAGCCAGGGCTAAGGCTACGCTTGATGACAACCACAGTACGCGCCTTGTCTACTTCGAGAATCGGCATTCCAGCGATTGGGCTAGCTGGGTCGGTGTTCGCGACCGGATTGACTACATCGTTGGCTCCGATGACGATAACAACATCAGTCTCAGCGAAGGTAGGGTTGACGTCATCCATTTCACGAAGTTTGTCGTAAGCGACGTCGGCTTCGGCTAACAGGACGTTCATGTGACCGGGCATCCGACCAGCCACTGGATGAATCGCGAACTCCACCTCGGCACCTTGCGACTCGAGTAGATTCGCGAGATCGCGAATGGCATGCTGGGCCTGTGAGACCGCAAGACCGTACCCGGGGACGATCACCACCCGCCGTGCTGAGTCAAACAACATCGCGACTTCCTCGGGTGACGCCGACTTGACCCGGCCCGCGTAGACTTCATCTGCCGAGGTGCCGCCGCCTTCGACTTCTGGCCCGATTGCGCCTGTGAGGACGTTGGTTAGGGATCGATTCATTGCTTTGCACATGATCCGCGTGAGAATTAGACCAGACGCGCCAACGAGCGATCCCGTAATGATGAGCACGTTATTATCGAGGACGAAACCGGTCGAGGCTGCCGCTAACCCGGAGTAAGAGTTGAGCAACGCGATCGCAACCGGCATGTCAGCACCGCCGATTGGAATAGTGAGCAGTATCCCACCGACCGAGGCAAGCGCGACAAGCACCCAATAGAGATTCGTCATCGCCGGGTTGTTCACGATCAGGACGCCTACGGTGAGTGCGCCAATTCCAAGCAATAGGTTCACAAACTGCTGACCAGGGAAGTGCATCGGCTTACCGGGCAGTACCAACTCCTGCAGTTTGTCGAATGCGACGAGACTGCCGAAGAAAGTAATGCCGCCAATGATCCCGCAAGCGACCGTTGCAACCGTCATTTGGGTGGTTGGTTCGGTTGCGTCAAAGAGCGCCGCGCCAGCGACGAAGACCGAGGCGCCGCCCCCAAACCCGTTCAACAGTGCGACCATTT
This genomic window contains:
- a CDS encoding SDR family oxidoreductase; amino-acid sequence: MTDTPQLTDKVAIVTGGSSGIGLAIAAAFQACGASVMIGARDEARVERAIQDLSMGTDRVCGAALDVRDPRQVEDFITQAVKHFGGLDILINNAGVGGYTKIVDQSLEEWRSIIDTNLSGVFHCCRSAIPHLRRRGGGFIINISSLAGKNAFPMGGAYCSSKAALNMFSEVLMQEVRYDDIRVSYVMPGSVTTAFDGGRAHAGSEWKMTAEDVAEVVLDIVSINRRTLASRVEMRPSKPKK
- a CDS encoding threonine/serine dehydratase, with amino-acid sequence MSISLDDITAARNRIVKYIRRTPLAQSPWLSEITGGRILLKVESLQTTGSFKLRGAVNALASLLEHSDAVAPRVVTASAGNHGRAMAWAAERLGVALTVFTSNDAPKTKRDGIRHHGADLRDTAPTYDDAERLAKTFAIESGATYISPYSHPDIIAGAGTVVLEILEEVPNIHSILVPTGGGGLLSGIAIAIKAAAPETQVVGVELEVSHPFRTSLKAGRITEITVGETIADGLSGNLDPTTITFALVKKLVDNTVVVSEEGLRRGIYGLVANEQLIAEGAGIAAVAALLEGAVKPVGKTVVAIVSGANIDVEQFTEILLEGRNYNAGLK
- a CDS encoding MBL fold metallo-hydrolase translates to MLLESRTVEPFFKNGFVLGCETSQEGVIIDPGDEVNDLLAIVERTQLAIKYILLTHAHVDHVTGVAKCKEMLDAPVCLHRDDLFLYNGAVQQGALFGLRVDPLPPIDHYYDEVGPFRFGRYEAVVHHTPGHCPGGVCLQVGEAGTSGQMLFVGDTLFAGSIGRTDLPGGDHALLLRTIREVLLPFGDEAEVYPGHGPKTTIGHERQTNPFLVSRT
- a CDS encoding FHA domain-containing protein, whose amino-acid sequence is MWLLKVKVELLSEITTTTPATLRVMPGAMKTIGRAPTADFTLDCTLVSRLHCRLISTNDRLEVEDLDSTNGTFVNEQQVKRKMLTSGDTLRIGQVELTISEESAP
- a CDS encoding NAD(P)(+) transhydrogenase (Re/Si-specific) subunit beta: MDSSVINLTYLAASVLFILGIKGLTHPRTAVRGNLYGATGMLLAIIATLATRDVFGSGLQGIGVILTGIVIGGGIGATLALKIQMTAMPQMVALLNGFGGGASVFVAGAALFDATEPTTQMTVATVACGIIGGITFFGSLVAFDKLQELVLPGKPMHFPGQQFVNLLLGIGALTVGVLIVNNPAMTNLYWVLVALASVGGILLTIPIGGADMPVAIALLNSYSGLAAASTGFVLDNNVLIITGSLVGASGLILTRIMCKAMNRSLTNVLTGAIGPEVEGGGTSADEVYAGRVKSASPEEVAMLFDSARRVVIVPGYGLAVSQAQHAIRDLANLLESQGAEVEFAIHPVAGRMPGHMNVLLAEADVAYDKLREMDDVNPTFAETDVVIVIGANDVVNPVANTDPASPIAGMPILEVDKARTVVVIKRSLSPGFAGIPNPLFAADKTLMLFSDGKKAALDLISAIKEA